The Desulfomicrobium orale DSM 12838 genome includes a window with the following:
- a CDS encoding SPL family radical SAM protein, whose amino-acid sequence MTGLPGYLRGIGRVVADQTVASSPLALRVRERLPHLPWEILPEGRSLASGLERGDILYLKHYRGRFLRFCPGTSHYRCCGYQIIHIGENCPLRCSYCILQAYFQDRVLKVWANQDDLWTELDRAFTSEPGRRYRVGTGEFTDSLVLEALTGYSRDLAGFLSAYPQVCLELKSKVADLSWMDAVPDPSRVLPAWSMNAPEIVEREEQGACASLEERLAAARTCAQAGFRVCLHFDPIIHFPGWREGYGRTVEMIFDHLRPEHIAYLSMGSFRHMPDLRRAIAENFPDSRYIHSEFITGLDGKQRLLRPLRVEQFRFLADALRRGGLDREIYLCMESDEVWRAVLGRTPADLGGLYRHLMGLAFG is encoded by the coding sequence ATGACCGGTCTGCCCGGATATCTGCGCGGCATCGGCAGGGTGGTGGCGGACCAGACGGTCGCCTCTTCGCCGCTGGCCCTGCGCGTCCGGGAAAGGCTGCCGCACCTGCCCTGGGAGATACTGCCCGAAGGCCGGTCCCTGGCTTCGGGCCTGGAGCGCGGGGACATCCTCTATCTCAAGCATTACAGGGGCCGGTTCCTGCGCTTCTGTCCCGGCACCAGCCATTACCGCTGCTGCGGATACCAGATCATCCACATCGGGGAGAACTGTCCCCTGCGCTGTTCTTACTGTATTCTCCAGGCCTATTTTCAGGACCGGGTGCTCAAGGTCTGGGCCAATCAGGACGATCTGTGGACGGAACTGGACCGGGCCTTCACATCCGAGCCCGGCCGCCGCTACCGGGTGGGCACGGGGGAATTTACCGACTCCCTGGTGCTGGAAGCCCTGACGGGCTACAGCCGGGACCTGGCCGGATTTTTGAGCGCCTATCCGCAGGTGTGTCTGGAGCTCAAATCCAAGGTGGCGGACCTGTCCTGGATGGATGCCGTGCCCGACCCGTCCAGAGTGCTGCCCGCCTGGTCCATGAACGCACCGGAAATCGTGGAGCGGGAAGAGCAGGGCGCGTGCGCGAGCCTCGAGGAGCGTCTGGCCGCCGCCCGGACCTGCGCCCAGGCCGGATTCAGGGTCTGCCTGCATTTTGACCCCATTATTCATTTTCCGGGCTGGCGCGAGGGCTACGGCCGGACCGTGGAAATGATCTTCGACCATCTGCGCCCGGAACACATCGCCTATCTGAGCATGGGCTCCTTCCGGCACATGCCCGACCTCAGGCGGGCCATCGCCGAAAACTTCCCCGACTCCCGGTACATCCACAGCGAATTCATCACCGGTCTGGATGGCAAGCAGAGGCTGCTGCGGCCTCTGCGTGTGGAGCAGTTCCGTTTTCTCGCCGATGCCCTGCGCCGGGGCGGCCTGGACCGGGAAATCTATCTGTGCATGGAGTCGGATGAGGTCTGGCGGGCCGTGCTCGGCCGCACTCCGGCCGATCTGGGCGGGCTGTACCGCCATTTGATGGGGCTGGCTTTTGGGTAG
- a CDS encoding Lon protease family protein, which yields MKNRTELKARDLKLLPDSRAILRGNDLRNGEHPVCLFQPRALKALEMCLAIPDMEYNIYVAGDPGLGRTFLVENFLAARAGNGETPPDLVYLNNFRSPDNPILVHLPPGRGKVLKEKLRDVVRRLRRDLPRHFEQASYQRLQNKLFSRLAGVREDLLARMEDAAQKKGFSLNIDDSGAVSLTPLVDGKVLTMEEFERLDAPLKKSLKDQSGTVLNTIADLSRLVNKSEQEFQAQELKLAQDHGASLVDRVLAPLRKKFADIKPLKAYFQDFREDVLDNLSHYQGRQERDPRTSPEQAEQISDSFFQRYEANLFVDNSGTNGAPVIREINPGFFNLLGCVERETEWGTYYTDFSLIKAGAIHRANGGYLILRVEDLLAHPFAWEGLLRCLRTKQSRLDDPTDHYDILRTRTITPEPVPLSLKVILVGDDETYELLYTHDERFRKIFKLKAHIQDSVERTPETIAGYAQTLFRAARKESLRPFGKDALAELVDYSTRMAEDRERLSLHVSHVREIMIEANALAGTREKRAVDAEMVKQALDEREYRANLYREEFLREYDRRSIKVLTQGEAVGAANGLSVTQIGEYVMGLPHQISCTVGVGHGGIMDLEREAELGGPIHTKGMMILKSYFVNLFARNKPLVLTGSLCFEQSYAHVDGDSASGAELAALLSALSGVPIRLDLAFTGAVSQSGAIMAVGGVTHKVEGFFEVCRRRGLTGKQGVLLPADNMVHLVLRDDVVQAIKDGQFHIHPVQSIEEAMEILTGVRAGTRLKNGQFSPRSIYAAVDERLTELAVLAEKKFSLPRKRKTTLE from the coding sequence ATGAAAAACCGTACCGAACTCAAAGCCAGAGATTTGAAACTGCTCCCGGATTCCCGCGCCATTCTGCGCGGCAACGATCTCCGCAACGGCGAACATCCTGTCTGCCTGTTTCAGCCGCGCGCCCTCAAAGCTCTGGAGATGTGCCTGGCCATCCCGGACATGGAGTACAATATCTATGTCGCTGGCGATCCCGGCCTGGGACGCACGTTTCTGGTCGAAAATTTTCTGGCGGCCAGAGCGGGAAACGGCGAAACTCCGCCGGATCTGGTCTACCTGAACAACTTCAGGTCACCGGACAATCCCATCCTGGTCCATCTCCCTCCGGGTCGGGGCAAAGTCCTGAAAGAAAAACTGCGGGATGTCGTGCGCAGACTCCGCCGCGACCTTCCCCGCCATTTTGAACAGGCCAGTTACCAGCGTCTGCAAAACAAACTTTTTTCCAGACTTGCCGGCGTCCGCGAGGATCTGCTGGCCAGAATGGAAGATGCGGCCCAGAAAAAAGGTTTCAGCCTGAACATCGACGACTCCGGCGCGGTGTCCCTGACTCCCCTGGTGGACGGCAAAGTGCTGACCATGGAAGAATTCGAACGGCTGGACGCTCCGCTCAAAAAATCGCTCAAGGACCAGAGCGGCACGGTGCTGAACACCATCGCCGATCTGTCGCGGCTGGTGAATAAAAGCGAGCAGGAATTTCAGGCCCAGGAGCTGAAGCTGGCTCAGGACCACGGCGCGAGTCTGGTGGACCGCGTTCTGGCCCCGCTGCGCAAGAAGTTTGCGGACATCAAACCGCTCAAAGCCTATTTCCAGGATTTCCGGGAGGATGTGCTCGACAACCTCTCCCACTATCAGGGCCGGCAGGAACGCGACCCCAGAACATCCCCCGAGCAGGCCGAGCAGATTTCCGATTCCTTTTTCCAGCGCTATGAGGCCAATCTCTTCGTGGACAACTCCGGAACCAACGGCGCGCCGGTCATCCGCGAGATCAACCCAGGCTTTTTCAACCTGCTCGGATGTGTGGAGCGGGAAACGGAGTGGGGCACCTATTACACAGACTTCTCTCTGATCAAGGCCGGAGCCATCCACCGGGCCAACGGCGGCTACCTCATTCTGCGAGTGGAAGATCTGCTGGCCCACCCCTTTGCGTGGGAGGGACTTCTGCGCTGCCTGCGCACCAAGCAGTCACGACTGGACGACCCTACCGACCATTACGACATTCTGCGTACCCGGACCATCACGCCGGAGCCCGTCCCGCTGTCGCTCAAGGTCATTCTCGTTGGAGACGACGAGACCTACGAGCTCCTGTACACCCATGACGAACGCTTCCGGAAAATCTTCAAACTCAAGGCGCATATCCAGGATTCCGTCGAGCGCACTCCGGAAACCATCGCCGGGTACGCCCAGACCCTTTTCCGGGCCGCGCGCAAGGAAAGTCTGCGTCCCTTCGGCAAGGACGCCCTGGCCGAGCTGGTCGATTACTCCACGCGCATGGCCGAAGACCGGGAACGTCTGTCTTTGCATGTCTCCCATGTCCGGGAGATCATGATTGAAGCGAATGCCCTGGCCGGAACCCGGGAAAAACGCGCCGTGGACGCCGAAATGGTCAAGCAGGCCCTCGATGAGCGTGAGTACCGGGCCAATCTGTACCGCGAAGAATTCCTGCGGGAATATGACCGCCGCTCCATCAAGGTGCTCACTCAAGGGGAGGCCGTAGGCGCGGCCAACGGACTGTCCGTGACCCAGATCGGCGAATACGTCATGGGGCTGCCCCACCAGATTTCCTGCACTGTGGGAGTGGGACACGGCGGCATCATGGACCTCGAACGCGAGGCGGAACTGGGAGGCCCCATCCACACCAAGGGCATGATGATTCTGAAGAGCTACTTCGTAAACCTCTTCGCCCGCAACAAGCCGCTAGTGCTGACCGGCAGCCTGTGCTTCGAGCAGAGCTACGCCCATGTGGACGGCGATTCCGCTTCCGGCGCGGAACTGGCGGCCCTGCTTTCGGCCCTGTCCGGCGTGCCCATCCGGCTGGATCTGGCCTTCACCGGCGCCGTATCCCAGTCGGGGGCGATCATGGCCGTGGGCGGAGTAACCCATAAAGTGGAAGGTTTTTTCGAGGTCTGCCGCCGCAGGGGTCTGACCGGAAAGCAGGGTGTGCTGCTGCCGGCCGACAACATGGTGCACCTAGTGCTGCGCGATGACGTCGTTCAGGCCATCAAGGACGGTCAATTTCATATCCATCCGGTGCAATCCATCGAAGAGGCCATGGAAATTCTGACCGGCGTACGTGCCGGAACACGCCTGAAAAACGGCCAGTTCTCCCCCCGCTCCATCTATGCGGCGGTGGATGAACGCCTGACCGAACTGGCCGTACTGGCCGAAAAGAAATTCTCTCTGCCGAGAAAACGGAAGACGACTCTTGAGTAG
- the atpB gene encoding F0F1 ATP synthase subunit A translates to MAGDLHPIFLVEEAVKAIGLVDAHGHSLIPAHVLHSWVVMIVLVFLAVLATRKLSLVPRGLQNFFETLIESLENFVVANMGEDGRKVFPVLATLFIYILFSNYEGLVPGADAPTANINTTLSMAVFIFVYYQYWGFKLHGWRYVHHFTGPVPWLAPLIFPIEVIGHFARMLSLSLRLFGNIRGEDIVLALLFMLAPIVSTVPIYFLFMLLKVIQALVFFMLSMLYLKGAFEEAH, encoded by the coding sequence ATGGCGGGGGATCTACATCCGATTTTTCTCGTGGAGGAGGCGGTCAAAGCCATTGGTCTGGTGGACGCTCATGGTCACAGCCTGATCCCGGCGCATGTTCTCCACTCCTGGGTGGTCATGATTGTGTTGGTTTTTCTGGCGGTGTTAGCGACCAGAAAGCTTTCACTTGTGCCGCGAGGGCTGCAGAATTTTTTCGAGACGCTGATCGAGTCGCTGGAAAATTTCGTGGTAGCCAACATGGGAGAGGACGGGCGCAAGGTGTTTCCGGTCCTGGCGACGCTTTTCATCTATATTCTGTTCAGTAACTATGAGGGGCTGGTGCCCGGTGCGGATGCGCCCACGGCGAACATCAACACCACCTTGTCCATGGCTGTGTTCATATTTGTCTACTATCAGTACTGGGGCTTCAAACTGCACGGGTGGCGTTACGTCCATCACTTCACGGGGCCGGTGCCGTGGCTTGCGCCGCTCATTTTCCCCATCGAGGTCATCGGGCATTTTGCGCGCATGCTCTCTCTTTCTTTGCGACTTTTCGGAAACATCCGGGGCGAGGATATTGTCTTGGCGTTGCTCTTCATGCTGGCGCCCATTGTCTCCACCGTGCCCATCTACTTTCTGTTCATGCTGCTGAAGGTCATCCAGGCACTGGTATTTTTCATGCTCTCCATGCTCTATCTGAAGGGAGCCTTTGAAGAAGCGCACTGA
- the ettA gene encoding energy-dependent translational throttle protein EttA — protein sequence MSDEANKIIYSMIKVSRFYDKKPVIKDISLSFFYGAKIGVLGLNGSGKSSLLRIMAGVDKEYNGNISISPGYSVGYLEQEPVLDPDRTVRETVQEAVRETVDLLHEFEDINARFAEPMSDDEMDALIARQAEVQEKLDALDAWDLDSRLDMAMEALRCPEPETPISVLSGGEKRRVALCRLLLQKPDILLLDEPTNHLDAETIAWLEHHLQQYQGTIIAVTHDRYFLDNVAGWILELDRGVGIPWKGNYSSWLVQKQNRLAQEEKEESARQRTLKHELEWINMSPKGRHAKAKARISAYENMLNQETKEKIRTLELFIPSGPRLGDVVIEAEHVKKAYGDKLLMEDMTFALPPGGIVGVIGPNGAGKTTLFRMITGQETPDSGSIRLGQTVKLAHVDQERDALDPKKTVWEMVSGGYDMISLGGREINSRAYVSKFNFAGPDQQKTVGMLSGGERNRLHLALMLKREANVLLLDEPTNDLDVNTMRALEDALENFAGCAVVISHDRWFLDRIATHILAFEGDSQTVWFEGNYSEYEKDFKRRTGQTLAVPRRIRYRQLVR from the coding sequence ATGAGCGACGAAGCCAACAAGATCATCTATTCCATGATCAAGGTCTCCCGGTTCTACGACAAGAAGCCGGTCATCAAGGATATTTCCCTGTCCTTCTTCTACGGGGCCAAGATCGGCGTGCTGGGCTTAAACGGTTCCGGCAAGAGTTCTCTCCTGCGGATCATGGCCGGCGTGGACAAGGAATACAACGGCAACATCTCCATTTCTCCGGGGTACAGCGTGGGCTATCTGGAGCAGGAACCCGTGCTCGACCCCGACCGGACCGTGCGCGAGACCGTGCAGGAAGCCGTGCGGGAGACCGTCGACCTGCTGCATGAATTCGAGGACATAAACGCCAGATTCGCCGAGCCCATGAGCGATGACGAAATGGACGCGCTCATCGCCCGCCAGGCCGAAGTGCAGGAAAAGCTTGACGCTCTGGACGCCTGGGATCTGGACTCCCGCCTGGACATGGCCATGGAAGCCCTGCGCTGCCCGGAGCCCGAAACGCCCATCAGCGTTCTGTCCGGAGGAGAAAAGCGGCGGGTGGCGCTGTGCCGCCTGCTGCTGCAAAAGCCGGACATCCTGCTGCTGGACGAACCCACCAACCATCTGGACGCCGAAACCATCGCCTGGCTGGAGCACCATCTGCAGCAATACCAGGGCACCATCATCGCCGTGACCCATGACCGCTATTTCCTGGATAACGTGGCGGGCTGGATTCTGGAACTGGATCGCGGCGTGGGCATTCCGTGGAAGGGCAACTACTCTTCGTGGCTGGTCCAGAAGCAGAACCGCCTGGCCCAGGAGGAAAAGGAAGAAAGCGCCCGGCAGCGGACCCTCAAGCACGAACTGGAATGGATCAACATGTCGCCCAAGGGCCGTCACGCCAAGGCCAAGGCCAGGATTTCCGCCTACGAGAACATGCTAAATCAGGAAACCAAAGAGAAAATCAGGACCCTGGAGCTGTTCATTCCCTCCGGACCGCGCCTGGGCGACGTGGTCATCGAAGCCGAACATGTGAAAAAGGCGTACGGCGACAAGCTGCTCATGGAGGACATGACCTTTGCCCTGCCTCCGGGCGGCATCGTGGGCGTCATCGGCCCCAACGGTGCGGGCAAGACCACGCTCTTTCGCATGATCACCGGCCAGGAGACACCCGACTCCGGCTCCATCCGTCTGGGACAGACCGTGAAGCTGGCCCATGTGGATCAGGAGCGCGACGCGCTGGATCCCAAAAAGACCGTATGGGAAATGGTTTCCGGCGGTTACGACATGATTTCCCTGGGCGGACGGGAAATCAATTCCCGGGCCTATGTGAGCAAATTCAACTTCGCCGGGCCGGATCAGCAGAAAACCGTGGGCATGCTTTCCGGCGGCGAACGCAACCGCCTGCATCTGGCGCTCATGCTCAAGCGTGAGGCCAATGTGCTCCTGCTGGACGAACCCACCAACGATCTGGATGTGAACACCATGCGCGCCCTGGAGGATGCTCTGGAAAACTTCGCCGGATGCGCGGTGGTCATCTCCCACGACCGCTGGTTCCTGGACCGCATCGCCACGCATATCCTGGCCTTCGAGGGCGACAGCCAGACCGTCTGGTTCGAGGGCAACTATTCGGAATACGAAAAGGATTTCAAACGGCGCACGGGCCAGACCCTGGCCGTGCCCAGACGCATCCGGTACCGCCAGCTGGTCAGATGA
- the atpE gene encoding ATP synthase F0 subunit C, protein MRKGFLSVLVTVALVAVASTAFAAEATPEVASTIALAAALGMALAAAGCGIGQGLGLKAACEGTARNPEASGKITVTMLIGLALIESLAIYALVVNLILLFANPFVG, encoded by the coding sequence ATGCGTAAAGGTTTTCTGTCCGTACTGGTCACCGTCGCCTTGGTAGCTGTCGCGTCCACTGCCTTTGCCGCCGAAGCTACTCCTGAAGTTGCCTCCACCATTGCGCTGGCGGCTGCTCTGGGCATGGCTCTGGCCGCCGCTGGTTGCGGAATCGGCCAGGGACTGGGGCTGAAGGCCGCCTGCGAGGGCACAGCCCGCAACCCGGAAGCGTCCGGAAAAATCACTGTGACCATGTTGATCGGTCTGGCCCTGATCGAATCTCTGGCCATTTACGCCCTGGTTGTGAACCTGATCCTGCTTTTCGCCAACCCCTTTGTGGGCTAG
- a CDS encoding AtpZ/AtpI family protein, translating into MFFSRKKNKHSEAMGLAYMMGLHLVSGVVVGLVMGYYLDKYFGTRPWLMLIFLIFGIIAGYRNMFREMKRIQRKEAEAAAEDVQEHASKD; encoded by the coding sequence ATGTTTTTTTCAAGGAAGAAAAACAAACACTCCGAAGCCATGGGGCTTGCATACATGATGGGCCTGCATCTGGTGTCCGGAGTGGTCGTGGGCTTGGTCATGGGGTATTATCTGGACAAATATTTTGGAACCAGACCGTGGCTCATGCTGATTTTCCTGATTTTCGGCATTATCGCCGGTTATCGGAACATGTTTCGTGAGATGAAGCGCATTCAGCGCAAGGAAGCGGAAGCAGCGGCAGAGGATGTGCAAGAACATGCGTCGAAAGATTGA
- a CDS encoding methyltransferase family protein, whose protein sequence is MNTKNLTCKALLPGYGTIVAGSVLENLIFRTNWFLPGSLVGLLWSLAGLVWLVLAMRELKKGEGYMLVQSGPFARTRNPVIAANLLAVMPGLCLILNTNIGILGIFVALALFYTHVHEEEVELEERFGASYAAYRERVCCLLPCPLGNE, encoded by the coding sequence ATGAACACGAAAAACCTGACCTGCAAGGCGCTGCTTCCCGGATATGGAACCATTGTGGCCGGAAGCGTTCTGGAAAACCTCATTTTCCGCACCAACTGGTTTCTGCCGGGATCTCTGGTGGGACTGCTGTGGAGTCTGGCGGGGCTGGTCTGGCTCGTGCTGGCCATGCGGGAGCTGAAAAAAGGGGAAGGCTACATGCTGGTGCAAAGCGGCCCCTTCGCCCGGACCCGCAATCCGGTCATTGCCGCCAATCTGCTGGCCGTCATGCCCGGCCTGTGTCTCATTCTGAACACCAACATCGGAATTCTGGGCATTTTCGTGGCCCTGGCCCTCTTCTACACTCACGTGCACGAGGAAGAAGTGGAACTGGAAGAGCGTTTCGGCGCCAGCTACGCGGCATACCGGGAGCGGGTCTGCTGTCTGCTCCCCTGTCCGCTGGGCAATGAATAA
- the rpmE gene encoding 50S ribosomal protein L31 encodes MKKDLHPKVYTTKVRCACGYEFESKSTVGEELGVEICSHCHPFFTGEQRFVDSAGRIDRFRKKYAGLQK; translated from the coding sequence ATGAAGAAAGACTTGCACCCCAAGGTTTATACAACCAAGGTCCGTTGCGCATGCGGGTACGAATTTGAATCGAAGTCCACTGTCGGCGAGGAACTCGGCGTGGAGATATGCTCCCATTGCCATCCATTTTTCACTGGCGAGCAGCGTTTCGTGGACTCCGCTGGCCGGATCGACCGGTTCAGGAAGAAATACGCCGGGTTGCAGAAGTAA
- a CDS encoding ATP synthase subunit I, with the protein MRRKIERRLYDWGFHVPEVRGLALRQIYMLMATVPCALMGKTGLDIAVGVLLGTMNFLALGKIVQELISMQKGAVLIQLFSFYGRLVLTALAFYLLIAFTGASAIMLLLGMSTVVLNILLWGMAQFLGKTSKEA; encoded by the coding sequence ATGCGTCGAAAGATTGAGCGCAGACTGTACGATTGGGGCTTTCATGTGCCTGAAGTGCGCGGGTTGGCTCTTCGCCAGATTTACATGCTGATGGCAACCGTGCCTTGCGCGCTTATGGGAAAGACCGGATTGGATATTGCGGTTGGGGTACTGCTTGGGACGATGAATTTTCTGGCGCTGGGCAAAATTGTTCAGGAGCTGATTTCCATGCAAAAAGGCGCGGTTCTTATCCAGCTGTTCAGCTTTTACGGACGGCTTGTGCTGACCGCTCTGGCTTTCTACCTGCTCATTGCGTTCACGGGTGCGTCGGCCATCATGCTGCTGCTGGGCATGTCCACCGTGGTGCTCAATATTTTGCTTTGGGGGATGGCACAATTCCTGGGAAAAACTTCTAAGGAGGCTTAG
- a CDS encoding redox-sensing transcriptional repressor Rex gives MICPGVSLKSAHIPRATIQRLAVYVQALEILLQDGENVISSDGLARACGVNPSQIRKDLAYFGEFGVRGVGYYVQDLLAAIKQSLGIDRTWNAALVGVGNLGRALLRHGVFRRRGFILVGAFDCDPFKIGEEIAGLEVVCSRRLKERARELNIEIGIITTPPERAQRAANYLVEAGIRGIVNFASARIAVPDNISVEYVDFMHHFFSVAFNISLNQARNSI, from the coding sequence ATGATTTGTCCCGGCGTCAGCCTGAAAAGCGCTCACATCCCTAGGGCCACCATTCAGCGTTTGGCCGTATATGTTCAGGCCCTGGAGATTTTGCTTCAGGACGGCGAGAACGTCATTTCCTCGGACGGTCTGGCCCGGGCGTGCGGTGTGAATCCTTCTCAGATCAGGAAGGATTTGGCTTACTTCGGTGAATTTGGCGTGCGCGGAGTCGGCTACTATGTGCAGGACCTGCTGGCGGCCATCAAGCAGTCCTTGGGCATAGACAGAACCTGGAATGCCGCTCTGGTCGGCGTAGGCAATCTTGGCCGGGCGCTGCTGCGGCACGGTGTGTTCCGGCGCAGGGGTTTCATCCTGGTCGGTGCCTTTGATTGCGATCCATTCAAAATCGGAGAGGAAATCGCCGGTCTTGAAGTGGTATGTTCCCGGCGGCTGAAAGAGCGGGCCCGCGAACTGAATATCGAGATAGGAATTATTACCACCCCACCCGAACGCGCCCAGCGCGCAGCCAACTATCTGGTGGAGGCCGGCATCAGGGGTATTGTCAACTTCGCTTCGGCCCGTATTGCCGTGCCCGATAATATTTCAGTCGAATATGTCGATTTCATGCATCATTTTTTCTCCGTGGCTTTCAACATCTCCCTCAATCAGGCCAGAAATTCCATCTGA
- the prfA gene encoding peptide chain release factor 1, giving the protein MIGKLETLVAKFRELERELSAPEIFQDQERYKKVAKKHAELGGIVPEIETYKGLLREIEENQDLSKDPDPEICELAQTELADLKNRLRDQEDLLKRLLTPRDPLDEKNIILEVRAGTGGEEAALFAADIFRMYSRYAELQGWRVEILSGNDTGTGGFKEIVASIAGTDVYSKLKYESGAHRVQRVPATESQGRIHTSAVTVAILPEAEEVDVTIDPGDIRVDVYRSSGPGGQSVNTTDSAIRITHLATGIVVTCQDEKSQHKNKAKALKVLRSRLLQAAQDESKKVYDENRKAQVGSGDRSERIRTYNYPQGRITDHRINLTLYSLDQAMDGHIQEIIDGLVQHYQAEAMKES; this is encoded by the coding sequence ATGATTGGCAAGCTTGAGACCTTGGTGGCCAAGTTCCGTGAGTTGGAGCGGGAGCTGAGTGCTCCTGAAATTTTTCAGGATCAGGAGCGCTATAAAAAGGTTGCCAAAAAGCACGCCGAACTTGGCGGGATTGTTCCCGAGATAGAGACATACAAGGGCTTGTTGCGCGAGATCGAGGAAAATCAGGATCTCTCCAAAGATCCGGACCCGGAGATTTGTGAACTGGCCCAGACGGAGCTGGCTGACCTGAAGAACCGTCTGCGCGATCAGGAAGATCTGCTCAAGCGTTTGCTTACCCCCCGCGATCCTCTGGACGAGAAGAATATCATCCTGGAGGTGCGCGCGGGCACTGGCGGCGAGGAAGCCGCGCTCTTTGCTGCCGACATTTTCCGCATGTACAGCCGGTATGCGGAATTACAGGGTTGGCGTGTGGAAATCTTGAGCGGTAACGATACGGGCACCGGCGGCTTCAAAGAGATCGTGGCCTCGATTGCCGGTACCGACGTGTACAGCAAGCTGAAATACGAATCAGGCGCGCATCGCGTACAGCGCGTACCGGCTACAGAAAGCCAGGGTCGCATCCATACGTCTGCGGTGACGGTGGCGATTCTGCCCGAGGCCGAAGAAGTGGATGTGACCATCGACCCCGGCGACATCCGTGTGGATGTTTACCGCTCTTCCGGTCCGGGAGGACAATCCGTCAACACTACGGACTCGGCCATCCGCATCACGCATTTGGCCACAGGTATTGTGGTCACCTGTCAGGATGAGAAGTCTCAGCACAAGAACAAGGCCAAGGCGTTGAAAGTGTTGCGTTCCCGGCTGCTTCAGGCCGCTCAGGACGAATCGAAGAAAGTCTACGATGAAAACCGCAAGGCCCAGGTGGGCTCGGGCGACAGGTCCGAGCGTATCCGCACATACAACTACCCTCAGGGCCGTATTACGGATCACCGGATCAATTTGACCCTGTACAGCCTCGACCAGGCAATGGACGGGCATATTCAGGAAATCATCGACGGTCTGGTGCAACACTATCAGGCTGAAGCCATGAAAGAAAGCTGA